CCCGGGGTCCCCGGACCCCATGGAGGTTCGCCGCATCGCCGCGCTCCTCCGGGATTCCACGGACGCCTGCAACGTGACGGATTGCCAGCGGGCCATGGTCCGGATGTCCGCGATGGCCGCGGCGGCGCTCACGCTCCAGGAGGGCGTGGAACCCGTCCTCCAGATTGTGCTCCGGGATCGGAATCGCATCGCGCTCCAGGCCGACCTGCTGGGGGCGGCGGCCCTCGGGGTCCGGAACGTGCTCTGCATGCGCGGGGATCCGCCGCACATCGGGAACGAGCGCGACGCGGCGGGCGTGTACGACCTGAACACGGAGGAGTTCTTGACCACGGCGCGCGATTTGCGGGACCAGGGCGTCCTCCGCGGCGGCGCCCGGGTCGAGCCCGCGCCCAAGCTCTTCATCGGAGCCACGGCGAACCCGTTTGGCGGTTCCCTCGAGGAGTCGTTCGAGAACCTCCGGGGCAAGGTGACCGCGGGCGCCGACTTCGTCCAGACCCAAGCCATCTACGACGTGGACCGCTTCGAGGAGTGGATGCGGCTCG
Above is a window of Thermoplasmata archaeon DNA encoding:
- a CDS encoding methylenetetrahydrofolate reductase; its protein translation is MVAKAIPPQVRSESRLERVLAGGAFAVTAEIAPPGSPDPMEVRRIAALLRDSTDACNVTDCQRAMVRMSAMAAAALTLQEGVEPVLQIVLRDRNRIALQADLLGAAALGVRNVLCMRGDPPHIGNERDAAGVYDLNTEEFLTTARDLRDQGVLRGGARVEPAPKLFIGATANPFGGSLEESFENLRGKVTAGADFVQTQAIYDVDRFEEWMRLVRKEWLHEHVHILAGVIPLRSAKMARFMAEKVPGVVVPKEVLHRMENAPDPRAEGVGIALRTIRALRSIEGVHGVHIMAVNWEEAVPLLVRESGLDRRAPPRAEAA